In Bradyrhizobium sp. CCBAU 051011, the following are encoded in one genomic region:
- a CDS encoding branched-chain amino acid ABC transporter permease — protein MTINGKYLRIALGIAVIAALIIVPMNFNRYGLYILSQWAVMTIAAMGLNLTLGYAGQVSLAQGAFVGIGAYAAAIMTTQGMPLIAALGVAIVLCFAIGWILGYPALRVQHHYLAFVTLAFSTLAFLVFRNEDWLTKGIYGISSIPRPNVLGFATNRPLPFYYFCLGSLGVVSLAMWWLIRSPWGRAFVALRENPVRALSLGIDTRRYTLMAFAIGSALGGVAGTLYAPLTQYIDPVPFNLSLSLDLLMMVIVGGSGFFFGPFLGAMIAVLLPEWLRFTQGYYLMLYAVAVMLLLIYSPTGILGILDRYLAERRTKAASALRAVTKSRLETAP, from the coding sequence ATGACCATCAACGGAAAATATCTGCGCATTGCTCTCGGCATCGCCGTTATCGCGGCGCTGATCATCGTGCCGATGAACTTCAACCGTTACGGCCTCTATATCCTGAGTCAGTGGGCGGTGATGACGATCGCCGCGATGGGGCTCAATCTGACACTCGGATATGCCGGCCAGGTCTCGCTGGCGCAGGGCGCGTTCGTCGGCATCGGCGCCTATGCGGCGGCGATCATGACCACACAGGGCATGCCGCTGATTGCGGCGCTCGGCGTCGCGATCGTGCTGTGCTTTGCGATCGGCTGGATCCTCGGCTATCCCGCCCTGCGCGTCCAGCATCACTATCTTGCCTTCGTGACGCTGGCCTTTTCGACGCTCGCGTTCCTGGTGTTCCGCAACGAGGACTGGCTCACCAAGGGCATCTACGGCATATCAAGTATTCCGCGGCCGAACGTCCTGGGATTCGCCACCAACCGGCCGCTGCCGTTCTATTATTTCTGCCTCGGCTCGCTCGGCGTCGTCTCGCTGGCGATGTGGTGGCTGATCCGCTCGCCCTGGGGCCGCGCCTTCGTGGCGCTGCGCGAAAACCCGGTGCGAGCGCTGTCGCTCGGCATCGACACAAGGCGCTATACGCTGATGGCGTTCGCGATCGGCTCAGCGCTTGGCGGTGTCGCGGGCACGCTCTATGCGCCGCTGACGCAATATATCGATCCGGTTCCGTTCAATCTCTCGCTATCGCTTGATCTCTTGATGATGGTGATCGTCGGCGGCTCCGGCTTCTTCTTCGGCCCGTTCCTCGGCGCCATGATCGCCGTGCTGCTGCCCGAATGGCTGCGCTTCACGCAGGGCTATTACCTGATGCTGTACGCGGTCGCCGTCATGCTGCTCCTGATCTATTCGCCGACCGGCATCCTCGGCATCCTCGACCGCTATCTGGCCGAGCGCCGCACCAAGGCGGCATCGGCACTGCGTGCGGTTACCAAATCCAGATTGGAGACGGCGCCATGA
- a CDS encoding LysR family transcriptional regulator, whose translation MMTLRQVEVIRAVMVTGTIGGAARLLNVSAPGISRLVKYTEKSLGVRFFQRQNGRYFPTPEARNIFEQINGVYEKMDDLTEIISKIGRGDLSELRIGSVPSISQVMVPRAIERVRRRYPELRIDINILKIEEAVDYLLLGRGDCVAMSYRLEHPGLDFLPLASGELFCIVPAGHELAGCKQVSAKEIIRYPLIGIDPNDPYGRIMAEIFARNKLDYDITIRARFGTTVCALVKAGLGIAVIDQFTVAHGGYPGVELLKIVEPTRFDTYIAVKRGAPLSLHIEHFIECLRSEMRAVGPGKATPRKADTRPRKKIT comes from the coding sequence ATGATGACGCTTCGCCAGGTCGAGGTGATTCGCGCCGTGATGGTCACCGGCACGATCGGCGGCGCGGCGCGGCTTCTGAACGTGTCGGCCCCCGGCATCAGCCGGCTGGTGAAATATACCGAGAAATCCCTGGGCGTGCGCTTCTTCCAGCGTCAGAACGGGCGCTACTTCCCGACGCCGGAAGCCCGCAACATTTTCGAGCAGATCAACGGCGTCTACGAGAAGATGGATGATCTCACCGAGATCATCTCCAAGATCGGCCGCGGCGATCTGTCCGAACTGCGCATCGGCTCGGTGCCGAGCATCTCGCAGGTGATGGTGCCGCGCGCGATCGAGCGGGTTCGCCGCCGCTATCCCGAACTGCGGATCGACATCAACATCCTCAAGATCGAGGAGGCCGTCGACTATCTGTTGCTGGGCCGCGGCGATTGCGTCGCCATGAGCTACCGGCTCGAGCATCCCGGCCTCGATTTCCTGCCGCTGGCATCGGGTGAATTGTTCTGCATCGTGCCGGCGGGGCATGAACTGGCCGGTTGCAAGCAGGTCTCGGCCAAGGAGATCATCCGCTATCCGCTGATCGGCATCGACCCCAACGATCCCTATGGGCGGATCATGGCGGAGATCTTCGCGCGCAACAAACTCGACTACGACATCACCATCCGCGCGCGTTTCGGCACCACGGTGTGCGCACTGGTCAAGGCGGGCCTTGGCATTGCCGTGATCGACCAGTTCACCGTCGCCCATGGCGGCTATCCCGGCGTCGAACTGTTGAAGATCGTCGAGCCGACCCGGTTCGACACCTACATCGCGGTGAAACGTGGTGCGCCGCTATCGCTGCACATCGAGCATTTCATCGAGTGCCTGCGCTCGGAAATGCGGGCAGTGGGGCCGGGCAAGGCGACGCCGCGAAAGGCCGATACCAGGCCCCGCAAAAAAATAACATGA
- the pcaG gene encoding protocatechuate 3,4-dioxygenase subunit alpha: MSQTKPDGVTPSQTVGPYFAYGLTSNGKYDWNDAFSNNLVTPDTSGERIRVEGMVFDGDGVPIVDCMLEIWQADAQGRLSDPQDKRALPNSTFKGFGRVGTDAKGAYAFDTIKPGVVPDPDGKPQAPHIVLAVFARGMLLHLYSRIYFDGEAANAADPVLALVPAGRRATLIATRQPGNGNAVYRFDIHLQGDKETVFFDV; the protein is encoded by the coding sequence GTGTCCCAGACCAAGCCAGACGGGGTCACCCCGTCGCAGACCGTCGGTCCGTATTTCGCCTACGGCCTGACCTCGAACGGCAAGTACGACTGGAACGACGCCTTCAGCAACAACCTCGTCACGCCGGATACGTCGGGCGAACGCATTCGTGTCGAGGGGATGGTGTTCGACGGCGACGGCGTGCCGATTGTCGATTGCATGCTGGAGATTTGGCAGGCGGACGCGCAAGGGCGCTTGTCCGATCCGCAGGACAAGCGGGCACTGCCGAATTCCACCTTCAAGGGGTTTGGCCGCGTCGGCACCGATGCGAAGGGCGCTTACGCCTTCGACACCATCAAGCCGGGCGTCGTGCCCGATCCCGACGGTAAGCCGCAGGCGCCGCATATCGTGCTCGCAGTGTTTGCGCGCGGCATGCTGCTGCACCTCTACTCCCGGATCTATTTCGACGGTGAGGCCGCCAATGCCGCCGATCCGGTGCTGGCGCTGGTGCCGGCCGGTCGCCGCGCGACGCTGATCGCGACGCGGCAGCCGGGCAACGGCAACGCAGTGTATCGGTTCGACATCCATCTGCAGGGCGACAAAGAGACGGTGTTCTTCGACGTGTAG
- a CDS encoding ABC transporter ATP-binding protein — protein sequence MTAVLEVSDIKKSFGGIKAVDGVSFDVQEGEILGLIGPNGCGKSTLFNCILGQLAPTGGEVRVDGKVVTGVRPSELNRLGVSRTFQLLQVFPKLSVRENLILAGQEHQGNMMSRLFGPSDAGLSAAADQMIGFFKLDHLATEAAGGLSYGQQKLLDAAMAFMGGPRLVLLDEPAGGVNLTMLGDLKERLAAINREKRATFVVIEHNMEFVMSLCTRVMVMAEGKLLAMGTPAEVRANPAVIEAYLGH from the coding sequence ATGACCGCGGTCCTTGAAGTCAGCGATATCAAGAAGAGCTTTGGGGGCATCAAGGCCGTCGATGGCGTCAGCTTCGACGTGCAGGAGGGCGAGATCCTCGGGCTGATCGGGCCGAACGGCTGCGGCAAGTCCACGCTGTTCAACTGCATCCTCGGCCAATTGGCGCCGACCGGCGGCGAGGTGAGGGTCGACGGCAAAGTCGTCACCGGGGTGCGGCCATCCGAACTGAATCGTCTCGGCGTCAGCCGCACCTTCCAGCTCCTGCAGGTGTTTCCGAAGCTGTCGGTGCGGGAGAATCTGATCCTCGCCGGGCAGGAGCATCAGGGCAACATGATGTCGCGGCTGTTCGGCCCGTCGGATGCCGGATTATCAGCGGCAGCCGACCAGATGATCGGCTTCTTCAAGCTGGATCATCTCGCGACCGAGGCCGCCGGCGGCCTGTCCTATGGCCAGCAAAAGCTGCTCGATGCCGCCATGGCGTTCATGGGCGGGCCGCGGCTGGTGTTGCTCGACGAACCCGCCGGCGGCGTCAACCTCACCATGCTCGGCGACCTCAAAGAGCGACTGGCGGCGATCAACCGCGAGAAGCGCGCCACCTTCGTCGTCATCGAGCACAACATGGAATTCGTGATGTCGCTGTGCACGCGCGTGATGGTGATGGCGGAAGGCAAGCTCTTGGCGATGGGCACACCCGCCGAAGTCCGCGCCAATCCCGCCGTCATCGAAGCCTATCTCGGCCACTAG
- a CDS encoding bifunctional sugar phosphate isomerase/epimerase/4-hydroxyphenylpyruvate dioxygenase family protein: protein MNKRSIATVSLSGALDEKLRAIAEAGFDAVEIFENDLLSFNGSPRDVGRMCRDLGLSICAFQPFRDFEGMPEPQRARNFARAERKFDLMRELQTDLMLICSNISPASLGGIDRAAADFHELGERAAARGLRVGYEALAWGLHVNDYRDAWEIVRRADHKSIGVILDSFHALAPSFPTLPIQSIPADKIFLVQLADAPKLGLDVLSWSRHFRCFPGQGDLPVARFVQDVLATSYAGPLSLEIFNDQFRAGSAVRTATDGLRSLILLEDDVRAAASSGPAGPLPPKAHSRGVGFIEFAVSDEKAKSLAAMFGQLGFRKTGAHRSKDVERWSQGHIDLVINCEPDGFAHSHFVAHGPGVCAIAVDVDDAGRTMARAEALQARTFYQPVGPGELEIPAIRGVGGSLLYFLEEAGKNWDLDFESLRSDAASDRLDAVDHISQSMPYDEMLSWLLFYTGILDLERLPQMEIADPVGLVQSQALINGNRGLRMVLNGSSATRTLSARFIHEFFGSGVQHVAFSCGDIFAAIADMRARGADFLKIPDNYYDDIEAKYGLDAATMAALRDNQILYDREGDGEFFQVYTHAFDERFFFEIVERRNYHGFGAANAAIRLAAQTRESRPLTMPKA from the coding sequence ATGAACAAGCGCTCGATCGCAACCGTTTCGCTCAGCGGCGCGCTCGATGAAAAGCTGCGCGCGATCGCCGAAGCCGGGTTCGATGCCGTCGAGATTTTCGAGAACGATCTGCTGTCGTTCAACGGCAGCCCGCGCGACGTCGGCCGGATGTGCCGGGATCTCGGGCTGTCGATCTGCGCCTTCCAGCCGTTCCGCGACTTCGAGGGCATGCCGGAGCCGCAACGCGCCCGCAACTTCGCGCGTGCCGAGCGCAAGTTCGACCTGATGCGAGAATTGCAGACCGATTTGATGCTGATTTGCAGCAACATCTCGCCGGCTTCGCTTGGCGGTATCGATCGCGCCGCCGCCGATTTCCACGAGCTGGGCGAGCGGGCCGCCGCGCGGGGCTTGCGCGTCGGCTATGAGGCGCTCGCCTGGGGGCTTCATGTCAACGACTATCGCGATGCTTGGGAGATCGTGCGGCGCGCCGACCACAAATCGATCGGCGTCATCCTCGACAGCTTTCACGCGCTGGCGCCGTCGTTCCCGACGCTGCCGATCCAGTCGATCCCTGCCGACAAGATCTTTCTGGTGCAACTGGCTGATGCGCCGAAACTCGGCCTCGACGTGCTGTCCTGGAGCCGGCATTTCCGCTGCTTCCCGGGGCAGGGCGATCTGCCGGTCGCGCGTTTCGTGCAAGACGTGCTGGCCACCAGCTATGCGGGCCCGCTATCGCTGGAAATATTCAACGACCAGTTTCGCGCCGGCTCCGCGGTACGCACCGCGACCGATGGACTGCGCTCGCTGATCCTGCTCGAGGATGACGTTCGCGCTGCGGCGTCGAGCGGTCCGGCAGGGCCCTTGCCACCGAAAGCACACAGCCGTGGCGTCGGCTTCATCGAGTTCGCCGTCAGCGACGAAAAAGCCAAAAGCCTCGCCGCGATGTTCGGCCAGCTCGGCTTCCGCAAGACTGGCGCGCATCGCAGCAAGGACGTCGAACGCTGGTCGCAGGGCCATATTGACCTCGTGATCAATTGCGAACCCGACGGCTTTGCGCATTCGCACTTTGTCGCGCACGGCCCCGGCGTCTGCGCCATCGCTGTTGACGTGGATGATGCCGGCAGGACCATGGCACGGGCGGAAGCCTTGCAGGCGCGGACCTTCTATCAGCCGGTCGGGCCGGGTGAGCTGGAGATTCCGGCGATCCGCGGCGTCGGCGGCAGCCTGCTGTATTTCCTCGAAGAAGCCGGCAAGAACTGGGACCTCGATTTCGAATCGCTGCGCAGCGATGCGGCCAGCGACCGGCTCGATGCCGTCGATCATATCTCGCAGTCGATGCCCTATGACGAGATGCTGTCATGGCTGTTGTTCTACACCGGCATTCTCGATCTGGAGCGCCTGCCGCAGATGGAGATCGCGGACCCGGTCGGGCTGGTGCAGAGCCAGGCGCTGATCAATGGCAATCGGGGTCTGCGCATGGTGCTCAACGGCTCGTCAGCCACCCGCACGCTGTCGGCCCGCTTCATCCACGAATTCTTCGGTTCCGGCGTGCAGCATGTCGCGTTCTCCTGCGGCGATATTTTCGCGGCGATCGCCGACATGCGTGCGCGCGGTGCGGATTTCCTCAAGATCCCTGACAATTACTACGACGACATCGAAGCCAAGTACGGCCTCGATGCCGCCACCATGGCCGCGCTGCGCGACAACCAGATTCTCTACGACCGCGAAGGCGACGGCGAATTCTTTCAGGTCTATACCCATGCGTTCGACGAGCGGTTTTTCTTCGAGATCGTCGAGCGCCGCAACTATCACGGCTTCGGCGCCGCCAACGCCGCGATCAGGCTCGCGGCGCAGACCCGCGAATCGCGGCCGCTGACCATGCCCAAGGCGTGA
- a CDS encoding ABC transporter ATP-binding protein, which yields MSDAILDVQGLVGGYGKMTILNGTSFSVPAGSITTVIGPNGAGKSTVFKAIFGLLKLREGKVVFKGRDVTGLSQRELLNAGICYVPQGRNIFPELSVRDNIQLGAVVARDITDLPARIEAALDKFPVLRKKATQQASTLSGGEQKQLEVVRGLLLNPQLVLIDEPSIGLSPLMVQQTFNILKKLRDRGVSILMIEQNARSALEISDYGIVLELGQTRLVDKADRVLNDPRIGQLFLGGAMTETAA from the coding sequence ATGAGCGATGCCATCCTCGATGTTCAAGGCCTCGTCGGCGGTTACGGCAAGATGACGATCCTCAACGGCACCAGCTTTTCAGTGCCGGCAGGCTCCATCACCACCGTCATCGGGCCTAACGGCGCGGGAAAATCCACCGTTTTCAAGGCGATCTTCGGCCTGCTCAAGCTGCGCGAAGGCAAGGTCGTCTTCAAAGGGCGCGACGTCACCGGGCTGAGCCAGCGCGAACTGCTCAATGCAGGCATCTGCTACGTGCCGCAGGGGCGCAACATCTTCCCCGAGCTGTCGGTGCGCGACAACATCCAGCTCGGCGCCGTCGTTGCGCGTGACATCACCGATCTGCCGGCCAGAATCGAGGCGGCGCTCGATAAATTTCCGGTGCTGCGCAAGAAGGCGACGCAGCAGGCATCCACGCTGTCGGGCGGCGAGCAGAAGCAGCTCGAAGTCGTCCGCGGCCTCCTGCTCAATCCGCAACTGGTGCTGATCGACGAGCCGTCGATCGGGCTCTCGCCGCTGATGGTGCAGCAGACCTTCAACATTCTGAAGAAATTGCGCGACCGCGGCGTGTCGATCCTGATGATCGAGCAGAACGCCCGCTCGGCGCTGGAGATTTCCGACTACGGCATTGTGCTCGAACTGGGACAGACCCGCCTCGTCGACAAGGCCGACCGCGTGCTGAACGATCCCCGCATCGGGCAATTATTCCTGGGCGGCGCCATGACGGAGACGGCCGCATGA
- a CDS encoding tannase/feruloyl esterase family alpha/beta hydrolase codes for MSIMKGKVVGATLLLAACGYLSPASADTLSCDDGIKTAFRPDADTKVVAVRLVKKGEELKAVDAPQPITAAADLCLVKLLVGPGATAEKDRNARSWSEGIGIEVWLPTQANWNERIRNYGGGGWVGGGHRYADKIGSKVPAIVNANIGYASGTTDAGQPWYQDGSFAFLSDGKVNVEALRDFSVRAMVEQAVKTKALVNLYYGKAPKYAYYDGHSQGGRQGLKLVQEYPELYDGYMIAQPALNIAKFGTAGLYPQIVMKTELGFTSADKPKATAFAAKVAAANKRAVAACDKAGLGFLLDPFACDYNPARDADMLCAGEAGEGVTGNNADGAACMSLKEANALNRIWYGATSDGSFDAAPSAEARSGKSLGKNQLWWTFTKSTGIANLITSASSYGVALALQDVSYAPDASTSSGEPITNASTNMRNKWLELDYAGLADAVNKGVALQPTLFSDLITDKADLAKLRDLGRKVIVYTGLVDDAIPPAGNINYHERVVAAMGGHAEVQKFMRMYLVPGSAHSSQGRAYTVGGKNDSVPLPKLPGNANQTPTREQDQFFTALIDWVEKGTAPGEILLTSRDNSLSYPVCVYPLRTNWNGNGDAKQASSYSCR; via the coding sequence ATGTCGATCATGAAGGGGAAGGTCGTTGGCGCAACATTGCTGCTCGCGGCCTGCGGTTATCTCTCGCCAGCATCGGCCGATACGCTTTCCTGCGATGACGGTATCAAGACGGCGTTTCGCCCGGACGCCGACACGAAGGTCGTTGCAGTTCGCCTGGTGAAGAAGGGCGAGGAGCTGAAGGCAGTTGACGCGCCGCAGCCGATTACGGCTGCCGCTGATCTGTGCCTGGTCAAGCTATTGGTCGGCCCCGGCGCCACGGCGGAGAAGGACAGGAACGCGCGCTCCTGGTCCGAAGGTATCGGGATCGAGGTCTGGCTGCCGACGCAGGCCAATTGGAATGAGCGTATCCGCAATTACGGCGGCGGCGGATGGGTCGGCGGCGGTCATCGCTATGCGGACAAGATCGGCAGCAAGGTGCCGGCGATCGTCAATGCCAATATCGGATACGCCTCAGGCACCACGGACGCAGGCCAGCCCTGGTATCAGGATGGCTCGTTCGCATTTCTGTCCGACGGCAAGGTCAACGTGGAAGCGCTGCGCGATTTCTCGGTGCGCGCCATGGTGGAGCAGGCCGTCAAGACCAAGGCGCTGGTCAACCTCTACTACGGCAAGGCGCCGAAATATGCCTACTACGACGGCCATTCGCAGGGTGGCCGGCAAGGCCTGAAACTCGTGCAGGAGTATCCCGAGCTTTACGATGGCTACATGATCGCGCAGCCGGCGCTGAATATCGCGAAATTCGGGACGGCAGGGCTCTATCCGCAGATCGTGATGAAAACCGAACTCGGCTTCACGTCGGCGGACAAACCGAAGGCCACAGCCTTCGCCGCCAAGGTTGCCGCCGCCAACAAGCGCGCGGTGGCCGCCTGCGATAAGGCCGGCCTCGGGTTCCTGCTCGATCCCTTTGCCTGCGATTACAATCCCGCACGCGATGCCGACATGCTGTGCGCAGGCGAGGCCGGCGAGGGCGTCACCGGCAATAATGCCGATGGTGCGGCCTGCATGAGTCTCAAGGAGGCGAACGCGCTGAACCGGATCTGGTACGGCGCCACCAGCGATGGCAGTTTCGATGCCGCGCCGAGCGCCGAGGCGCGGTCCGGCAAATCGCTCGGCAAGAACCAGCTCTGGTGGACGTTCACCAAAAGCACCGGCATCGCTAACCTGATCACCAGCGCCTCCTCCTACGGCGTCGCTCTGGCGCTGCAGGATGTCAGCTACGCTCCTGACGCCAGCACGTCGTCAGGCGAACCCATCACGAACGCCTCGACCAATATGCGCAATAAATGGCTGGAGCTTGATTACGCCGGGCTCGCCGATGCCGTGAACAAGGGCGTCGCGCTGCAGCCGACGTTGTTCAGCGACCTCATCACCGACAAGGCGGACCTCGCGAAACTGCGCGATCTCGGCCGCAAGGTCATCGTCTACACGGGCCTCGTCGACGATGCGATCCCGCCGGCCGGCAACATCAATTATCACGAGCGCGTGGTGGCGGCGATGGGCGGGCATGCCGAGGTGCAGAAGTTCATGCGGATGTATCTCGTGCCGGGATCGGCGCACTCTTCGCAAGGGAGGGCCTATACCGTCGGCGGCAAGAACGACAGCGTGCCGTTGCCGAAGCTGCCGGGCAATGCCAATCAGACACCGACACGCGAGCAGGACCAATTCTTCACGGCTCTGATCGACTGGGTCGAGAAGGGCACCGCGCCCGGCGAAATCCTGCTGACGTCGCGTGACAACAGCCTGAGCTATCCCGTCTGCGTCTATCCGCTGCGGACGAACTGGAACGGCAATGGAGATGCAAAGCAGGCCTCGAGTTATAGCTGCCGGTAG
- a CDS encoding branched-chain amino acid ABC transporter permease, which translates to MSNLLDLLVAGLATGAIYALVAVGFTLLWQTSQTINFAQGEFVMLPAFLMLAVMHAGAPFWLAIILGILLSLLLLGLGFKLLLVDPMLRHGVLPLAIATMALAIGMKEAVKQFFSAEASPFPSIVPAGDVSILGRVVSLQSLGVLALAIAVVIGLTMLLNRTSIGHQMQATAQNPTVARIIGVPVERMILLTFLINAFLVALASLLITPIYLAKFSSGEVLGQAAFIAAIVGGFNQVRGAIAGGLLIGVVDNLAAAYVSTQYRAAVPLVLLIVIILFRPQGLLGRPEERTV; encoded by the coding sequence ATGTCGAATCTGCTCGATCTTCTCGTGGCAGGTCTTGCGACCGGGGCGATCTATGCGCTTGTCGCGGTCGGGTTCACGCTGCTGTGGCAGACGTCGCAGACCATCAATTTCGCGCAGGGCGAGTTCGTGATGCTGCCGGCGTTCCTGATGCTGGCGGTGATGCATGCGGGCGCGCCGTTCTGGCTCGCCATCATTCTCGGCATCCTGCTGTCGCTGTTGCTGCTCGGGCTCGGTTTCAAGCTGCTGCTGGTCGATCCGATGCTCCGGCACGGCGTGCTGCCGCTTGCGATTGCGACCATGGCGCTGGCGATCGGCATGAAGGAAGCGGTGAAGCAGTTCTTCAGCGCCGAGGCCTCGCCATTCCCCTCCATCGTGCCGGCCGGTGACGTCTCGATCCTCGGCCGCGTGGTGTCGCTGCAGAGCCTCGGCGTGCTCGCGCTCGCGATTGCCGTGGTGATCGGCCTGACCATGCTGCTGAACCGCACGTCGATCGGTCACCAGATGCAGGCGACCGCGCAGAACCCGACGGTTGCCCGCATCATTGGCGTGCCCGTCGAACGCATGATCCTGCTGACGTTCCTGATCAACGCATTTCTGGTGGCGTTGGCCTCGCTTCTGATCACGCCGATTTATCTCGCAAAATTCTCCTCCGGCGAGGTGCTGGGGCAGGCGGCGTTCATCGCGGCGATCGTCGGCGGCTTCAACCAGGTGCGCGGCGCGATTGCCGGCGGGCTGCTGATTGGCGTGGTCGACAACCTGGCGGCGGCTTATGTGTCGACGCAGTATCGTGCCGCGGTGCCGCTGGTTCTTCTGATCGTCATCATCCTGTTCCGGCCGCAAGGCCTGCTCGGCCGGCCCGAGGAGCGCACGGTATGA
- a CDS encoding shikimate dehydrogenase has product MSPAARPIAPADRRFLTGLIGAPIAHSASPAMHERAAEALGAHCHYQLIEVAGASREELKLLLDGMRRLGFAGVNVTFPYKEAVVSLLDELSSGARAIGAVNTVVVQDGRLIGHNTDTTGFARAITELVRDPVQSRVAVIGAGGVGKAIGFALAETGVSEIRVFDTDAAKAAQLVGQIANRGSVRVAGSVEEAMRGVTGVVNGSPVGMLPNRGTPVPDSLLHKDMWVADAVYTPLWTPLLNAAKAKGAEVMTGRELAIYQAADAFELFTGLKPSAVEMGNAFDAVMAKRYAKVNAA; this is encoded by the coding sequence ATGAGCCCTGCCGCCCGCCCCATCGCTCCGGCCGATCGCCGCTTCCTCACCGGCCTGATCGGCGCGCCGATCGCGCATTCGGCGTCGCCGGCAATGCATGAGCGAGCCGCCGAAGCGCTCGGCGCCCATTGCCACTACCAACTGATCGAGGTCGCAGGCGCCAGCCGCGAAGAGTTGAAGCTGCTGCTCGACGGCATGCGGCGGTTGGGTTTTGCGGGCGTCAACGTTACCTTCCCCTACAAGGAAGCGGTGGTTTCCCTGCTCGATGAATTGTCGTCAGGCGCGCGCGCGATCGGCGCGGTCAATACGGTCGTGGTCCAGGACGGCCGGCTGATCGGACACAACACTGACACGACGGGATTTGCCCGGGCGATCACCGAACTCGTCCGCGATCCCGTGCAGAGCCGCGTTGCCGTGATCGGCGCGGGCGGTGTCGGCAAGGCGATCGGCTTCGCGTTGGCGGAGACCGGGGTTAGCGAGATCCGGGTCTTCGATACCGACGCCGCCAAGGCAGCGCAACTTGTCGGCCAGATCGCGAATCGTGGCAGCGTGAGGGTTGCCGGCAGCGTCGAGGAAGCCATGCGCGGCGTCACCGGGGTCGTCAACGGCTCGCCGGTCGGCATGTTGCCGAACCGCGGCACGCCTGTGCCGGATTCACTGCTGCACAAGGACATGTGGGTAGCGGATGCAGTCTACACGCCGCTCTGGACGCCCCTGTTGAATGCCGCCAAGGCGAAGGGCGCCGAGGTCATGACGGGGCGAGAGCTCGCGATCTATCAGGCCGCGGACGCCTTCGAGCTGTTTACGGGGCTGAAGCCATCGGCCGTCGAGATGGGAAATGCATTCGACGCCGTGATGGCCAAACGCTACGCTAAAGTGAACGCAGCTTAA
- a CDS encoding ABC transporter substrate-binding protein, which produces MRSGFFAGLLLATVSAAAAFAQGAPIKLANVAELSGGGATVGNNWKNGIDLAIEEINAKGGLLGRKLEVTHADSQSNPGVARAQVQKALDNEPYVLLGPGYSGSVKVTSPLAAEAGIAQIMGGEAAELTQGGNKFLFRTSFGQQSSMPKVAKYINDELKAKSVAVVWVNNDFGKGGRDVITKEFAKYNIKVAADLSTEAGQADFAADVSKIKAAAPDAVFIYLNEEESARILKELKRQAVTVPLMGETTLVGQKVVELAGDAANGARGHVGLTTDAPVDLVKAFREKFVKKYNYVPDHNGLKGYLAIYMIKATTDKMGKVDSKAFADTLHGLTIKAANEPGILMDVTFDAKGDIDRQGFLVEIVEGKQVVKQVLPKLN; this is translated from the coding sequence ATGAGATCTGGATTTTTCGCAGGACTCCTGCTTGCGACCGTGTCGGCCGCAGCCGCATTCGCGCAAGGCGCACCGATCAAGCTCGCCAATGTCGCCGAACTGTCCGGCGGCGGCGCCACCGTCGGCAACAACTGGAAAAACGGCATCGACCTCGCGATCGAGGAAATCAATGCCAAGGGCGGCCTGCTCGGCCGCAAGCTCGAAGTCACGCATGCGGATTCGCAGTCGAATCCCGGCGTGGCGCGCGCGCAGGTGCAAAAGGCGCTCGACAATGAGCCCTACGTCCTGCTCGGGCCCGGCTATTCGGGCTCCGTCAAGGTCACCTCGCCGCTCGCTGCTGAAGCCGGTATCGCCCAGATCATGGGCGGCGAAGCTGCCGAACTGACGCAAGGCGGCAACAAGTTCCTGTTCCGCACCTCGTTCGGCCAGCAGTCCTCGATGCCGAAGGTCGCCAAATACATCAACGATGAGCTGAAGGCGAAGTCGGTCGCGGTCGTCTGGGTCAACAACGATTTTGGCAAGGGCGGCCGCGACGTCATCACCAAGGAATTCGCCAAGTACAACATCAAGGTCGCGGCTGACCTGTCCACGGAAGCGGGACAGGCCGACTTCGCCGCCGACGTCAGCAAGATCAAGGCCGCGGCGCCCGATGCCGTCTTCATCTACCTCAACGAGGAAGAAAGCGCGCGGATACTGAAGGAGCTGAAGCGCCAGGCGGTCACCGTGCCGCTGATGGGCGAGACCACGCTGGTCGGCCAGAAGGTTGTCGAACTCGCCGGCGATGCCGCCAACGGCGCGCGCGGCCATGTCGGCCTCACCACCGATGCGCCGGTCGATCTGGTCAAGGCCTTCAGGGAGAAGTTCGTCAAGAAGTACAATTACGTCCCCGATCATAACGGGCTGAAGGGCTATCTCGCGATCTACATGATCAAGGCGACCACCGATAAAATGGGCAAGGTCGATTCCAAGGCGTTCGCCGACACACTTCACGGCCTCACCATCAAGGCTGCGAACGAGCCCGGCATCCTGATGGACGTTACCTTCGACGCGAAGGGCGACATCGACCGCCAGGGATTTTTGGTCGAGATCGTCGAGGGCAAGCAGGTCGTCAAGCAGGTGCTGCCGAAACTTAATTGA